Genomic window (Patescibacteria group bacterium):
TAAATTTATCATTGAATCAAATTCAATCCAATCCTCATTTTGGTTATCAGGATAAATATTTACTCCCCACAAATTTTCATATTTTGAACCATTTTCAATCAATAACTCTTGTTCTTCAGAGTGCAATTCTCCGTCAACAGCTATAATTTCCTTTTCTATATCAACAACTATTTTAACTAAACTCTCAAACATCTTTTTTGACATTTCTTTCAATTCTTCTATTGTAATATAATCTATAATTATCTTCATAATTTACAAACCCTTGACACGCGATTTTTTTATATGCTACCATTTATAATGTGATAGCACTCTGGGGTGTCTTCGGACAGCCCCAGATTTTTTTATTTACAATAAATTTTATTAAACTATTGAGAAATTTCGTTTTTTATTTTTCGTAAATCAATATATTTGGCTCTTTCCAATAATTCACGGGCAATATGCCCTCGTGTAGACATAACAATAATTCTTCTTCCTTGTTTTTTGATTTTATCAATTGGCACAGAAAAATCACTATCACCAGACAATAAAATTGCCGTATCATATTTATCTATTAAGTCTACCATTTCAAATGCTAACTCCATATCAAGATTACCTTTATGTTTATCACGATGGTTGGCGATTTTTATTTTCTTAATCGCTTTTGTTCGCAAAACATAACCATTAATGTCTAGCATGTCCAAGAATTTTCTTTCACTTTCTCTATTCTCATCATAAGCAGCATAGATAAAACATTTTGTTTCTTCCCCACATTCTTTTTTAAAATATTTCATTAACTTTTCATAAGAAATTTTCCAACCCAACGTTTGCTGCGCATAGAAAGTATTCGCCGCATCGATAAATACATAAACTCTCCCCTTTGTAAACCCATTGATCATAATTTATTTATTTCAATTTTCATTTAGCTTGTCCCGTTAATTGCAAAGCAATTTTTACGGGATAAATTTAAAAGTGGAAAGAATTTGATTAACTAATTCTTCTATTTGTGTGCGGTTTTCTTGTTTAAAATTAACATTTAACATGTATCCATCGTTTTGTTTTTGGTTTCTCCAATTAATATTTATTATATTTCCATCGAATCCATACTGATATAAATAATTAATATTGCCTATTGTGCTGTCAATATTAATAGAACTTTGTGGTTTATAATTTTCCCAACCCCCAAAACCAATTGCGGGAATATTTATAATTAATGCAAGCTTAAAATCTTTATAATCATCATTACTTAATTCAATATTGGAATAATCTCTATACAATCCATTATCATTTTTGTATTCGTTTTTCACTATACTCATTGAATCAGGATATTTGAATTCAAATCCCTGAACTTCATTTGTATACATCTTCCAATCTTTAAATTCATCTGCTACTACGGGACATTCTGCAAATTCACAATTCTTGCCAATTCTACTAACCGTTGTTCCATCTGGACAAACTTTGGCTTCCTCAGTACACGCTGTTGGTTTATTCGAAACAAAA
Coding sequences:
- a CDS encoding NYN domain-containing protein; the protein is MINGFTKGRVYVFIDAANTFYAQQTLGWKISYEKLMKYFKKECGEETKCFIYAAYDENRESERKFLDMLDINGYVLRTKAIKKIKIANHRDKHKGNLDMELAFEMVDLIDKYDTAILLSGDSDFSVPIDKIKKQGRRIIVMSTRGHIARELLERAKYIDLRKIKNEISQ